A stretch of the Deltaproteobacteria bacterium genome encodes the following:
- a CDS encoding site-2 protease family protein, giving the protein MDFAAIIQRFAILTPPILLAVTVHEMAHGWVAYRLGDPTAKLMGRLTLNPIRHLDPIGTMVFFITQTIGWAKPVPVNPGYFKNPRNGMVWVSLAGPGANILLAILSAVLLRQFLGPFWEASGFFIRPVLYMAYVSVQINIGLAVFNLLPIPPLDGSKILMGILPPGLASSFERFERYGFLLILVLVFTGVTGRVIVPLILYLNKLLLGTVL; this is encoded by the coding sequence ATGGATTTTGCTGCCATAATACAGAGATTCGCAATACTCACACCACCCATACTTCTTGCTGTTACCGTGCATGAAATGGCCCACGGGTGGGTGGCTTATCGCCTCGGCGACCCTACTGCAAAGCTTATGGGACGGCTTACCCTTAACCCTATCCGTCATCTCGATCCCATCGGCACAATGGTATTTTTTATTACTCAGACCATAGGTTGGGCAAAACCGGTACCGGTTAACCCCGGTTATTTTAAAAATCCCAGGAATGGCATGGTCTGGGTCTCGCTGGCAGGTCCAGGGGCAAATATCCTTCTGGCAATATTGAGCGCTGTTTTGTTGAGGCAGTTCCTGGGGCCGTTTTGGGAGGCGTCGGGCTTTTTTATACGCCCGGTTCTATACATGGCATATGTGAGTGTGCAGATTAATATAGGGCTTGCGGTGTTCAATCTCCTCCCTATCCCGCCTCTCGACGGCAGCAAGATACTTATGGGAATACTTCCTCCCGGCCTGGCAAGCTCTTTCGAGAGGTTTGAGCGTTATGGTTTTCTGCTTATTCTGGTACTTGTCTTTACAGGGGTAACCGGCCGCGTTATCGTTCCGCTGATCCTATATCTGAATAAACTCCTATTGGGAACGGTACTTTGA
- a CDS encoding ATP-dependent protease, producing the protein MATIVPLDPEKLRLKIDPQDLGFQRLSQLETEERPLVAQERAIQALTFGLRMEHPDFNIYVAGINETGLSELARSYVEEVAKDRHPLPSDWCYVHNFRNPDTPTAVELNKGKGREFRKDMADLLDELMLHIPKVFEADTYVSQKEEVIKAFNEDRKRVFQELDKKVRENGFILQSDQSVMMVVPAKEDGTPLTPEDLSKMSQEERKELKAKSEEFHKDMADAMRHIHHLEQSVRQRLKELDQDVVGQTIDTLLEPLKKKYESYKILRDYFADIKEDVIQHMDDFRPKSESAPALPFPFPGAGPSFTRYEVNMLVDNSEIKGAPVIIESNPSYPNLFGVVERKAQFGALFTDFTMIKPGSIHRANGGYLLIKALDLLKWPFSYEALKRALRNRKIEIEDPAEQFGLFTTKALKPKPIPLRIKIVLMGNPFIYQLLYNYDEDFRELFKVKAHLDVHVDRNEERLDQFMRSTKALIERENLRDLHMSGVASLIEFSSELAGSQEKLSLKISDIADLLREADFWAGSENSELIEGRHIQKAMDEKTYRCNLYEDHLHEMLKKDILKVATTGKTVGQVNGLSIYDLGDYVFGRPSRITVNIALGKEGVVNLEREADLSGNIHTKGVMILAGYLRACFAADCPLSLNASICFEQSYGMVEGDSASGAELFALLSALSDVPIDQGIAVTGAVSQKGEILPVGGVTRKIEGFFDLCEAKNFTGGQGVIIPEANVKDLMLKPKVIDAVKQGKFHIWAISKVEEGLEILTGQPAGELGPDGCYPEGSVFVKVKDRLRKLAEEARLFMQKEREEEKEKH; encoded by the coding sequence ATGGCTACTATCGTACCGCTTGATCCGGAAAAACTGCGTCTGAAAATAGATCCCCAAGACCTGGGTTTTCAACGACTAAGCCAGCTTGAGACTGAGGAAAGGCCTTTAGTGGCTCAGGAGAGAGCCATCCAGGCCCTCACTTTTGGCCTGAGAATGGAACATCCTGATTTCAACATATACGTTGCAGGGATCAATGAAACAGGGCTTTCCGAGCTGGCGAGGTCGTATGTGGAGGAAGTGGCCAAAGACAGGCATCCTCTGCCTTCTGACTGGTGTTATGTCCACAACTTCCGGAATCCGGATACGCCCACTGCTGTAGAGCTTAATAAGGGCAAAGGCAGGGAATTCAGAAAAGACATGGCGGACTTGTTGGATGAATTGATGCTCCATATACCTAAAGTCTTTGAAGCCGATACTTATGTTTCGCAAAAGGAAGAGGTGATAAAGGCGTTCAATGAAGACCGGAAAAGGGTATTTCAGGAACTGGATAAAAAGGTGCGCGAAAACGGCTTCATACTGCAATCAGATCAATCGGTCATGATGGTGGTCCCGGCAAAGGAAGACGGTACCCCTCTTACCCCTGAGGACCTGTCGAAGATGTCCCAGGAAGAACGGAAAGAACTCAAGGCCAAGAGCGAAGAGTTCCACAAAGATATGGCAGATGCCATGAGGCACATCCACCATCTGGAACAGTCAGTGCGCCAGAGGCTGAAAGAGCTTGATCAGGATGTTGTAGGCCAGACGATTGACACCTTACTTGAACCCCTGAAAAAAAAATATGAATCTTACAAAATACTCCGGGACTACTTTGCTGATATAAAAGAAGACGTAATCCAGCACATGGACGACTTCCGTCCTAAGAGCGAGTCTGCTCCAGCCCTGCCTTTTCCATTCCCAGGAGCCGGTCCGTCATTTACCCGGTACGAAGTAAATATGCTCGTTGACAATTCAGAGATCAAAGGGGCGCCTGTCATTATAGAAAGCAACCCGAGCTATCCAAACCTATTTGGCGTCGTTGAACGCAAGGCCCAGTTCGGTGCCCTCTTTACCGATTTCACCATGATCAAGCCAGGTTCAATTCACCGTGCAAACGGCGGTTATCTGCTGATAAAGGCCCTCGACCTCTTAAAATGGCCTTTTTCTTATGAAGCCCTGAAAAGGGCTCTAAGGAATAGAAAGATTGAGATAGAAGACCCTGCGGAACAATTCGGATTATTCACGACCAAAGCGCTGAAACCCAAACCGATCCCTCTGCGTATAAAGATAGTACTTATGGGGAATCCGTTCATCTATCAACTCCTTTATAACTACGATGAAGACTTCAGGGAGCTTTTCAAGGTCAAGGCGCACCTTGACGTCCATGTTGACAGGAACGAAGAGAGGCTGGATCAATTCATGCGTTCGACCAAGGCCCTTATAGAACGGGAAAATCTCAGGGACCTGCATATGAGCGGTGTTGCGAGTCTCATTGAGTTCAGCTCCGAGCTGGCAGGGTCCCAGGAAAAGCTCAGTCTAAAAATATCGGATATTGCAGACCTGCTGCGAGAGGCGGATTTCTGGGCAGGGTCCGAAAATAGCGAGCTTATCGAGGGCAGGCATATCCAGAAGGCAATGGATGAAAAGACTTACAGGTGCAATCTGTATGAAGACCATCTGCATGAAATGCTCAAAAAAGATATCCTTAAGGTGGCAACAACCGGTAAGACCGTGGGCCAGGTAAACGGGCTGTCCATCTATGACCTTGGTGACTATGTGTTCGGAAGACCTTCCAGAATTACAGTGAATATAGCTCTCGGCAAGGAAGGAGTTGTAAACCTGGAAAGGGAGGCCGATCTCAGCGGCAATATTCACACCAAAGGCGTTATGATACTGGCCGGGTATTTAAGGGCCTGCTTTGCGGCAGACTGTCCCTTGAGTCTCAATGCCTCCATATGCTTTGAGCAGAGCTACGGAATGGTCGAGGGAGACTCGGCCTCCGGTGCAGAGCTGTTCGCCCTGTTATCAGCGCTCTCCGATGTGCCGATTGACCAGGGAATTGCCGTAACCGGGGCTGTCAGTCAGAAAGGAGAAATCCTGCCGGTAGGGGGTGTCACCAGAAAAATCGAGGGTTTTTTTGACCTCTGCGAGGCGAAGAATTTCACAGGCGGGCAGGGAGTGATAATCCCGGAGGCCAACGTCAAGGACCTGATGCTCAAACCGAAAGTGATTGATGCCGTAAAACAAGGCAAGTTCCATATCTGGGCCATATCCAAGGTGGAGGAAGGCCTGGAAATACTGACCGGCCAGCCTGCCGGGGAACTCGGCCCTGATGGATGCTATCCGGAAGGATCAGTATTTGTAAAAGTAAAAGACAGGCTGAGGAAACTTGCTGAAGAAGCCAGGCTCTTCATGCAAAAAGAAAGAGAAGAGGAAAAAGAAAAGCATTAG
- the trpS gene encoding tryptophan--tRNA ligase: MNKQAKQRILSGMRPTGKLHLGHLHGVLENWRRLQDKYECFFLVADWHALTTSYERPQDIPSNMDDMVLDWLAAGIDPDRATLFIQSEVKEHAELHLMLSMITPVSWLERNPTYKEQQQHLKEKELATFGFLGYPVLQAADILLYKGNKVPVGVDQLPHIELAREITRRFNYLYKDIFSVPEALLAEVPKLPGLDGRKMSKSYGNSIFLSDPPDVVRKKISTMITDIKRPRMRDPGDPENRCIAFRLHRLYQPPEQLEVIVSECKAARRGCAACKKELAEAIIRKMDPIWQKREALAADPGKVRAVLADGASRARKVAQSTMAQVWSALWNRNAR, translated from the coding sequence ATGAATAAACAGGCAAAACAGCGAATACTGAGCGGCATGAGGCCCACCGGCAAGCTGCACCTGGGGCATCTGCACGGTGTGCTCGAGAACTGGAGGCGTCTTCAGGATAAATATGAGTGCTTCTTTCTTGTGGCTGACTGGCATGCCCTGACTACCAGTTACGAACGCCCGCAGGATATCCCGTCAAACATGGATGATATGGTGCTGGACTGGCTGGCAGCGGGCATAGATCCGGACAGGGCCACCCTGTTTATCCAGTCAGAAGTAAAGGAGCATGCAGAGCTTCATCTCATGCTTTCCATGATCACGCCTGTTTCATGGCTGGAACGCAATCCTACGTATAAGGAACAACAGCAGCATCTCAAGGAAAAGGAACTGGCAACCTTTGGTTTTCTGGGTTATCCAGTGCTCCAGGCTGCTGACATATTACTGTACAAGGGTAACAAAGTGCCTGTAGGCGTGGATCAACTGCCCCATATTGAATTGGCCCGGGAAATCACGCGCAGGTTTAATTATCTGTATAAGGATATTTTTTCAGTACCTGAGGCCCTGCTGGCTGAAGTCCCCAAGCTTCCTGGCCTGGACGGCAGAAAAATGAGCAAGAGTTATGGAAACTCTATATTTCTGTCAGATCCTCCGGACGTGGTAAGAAAAAAAATATCCACGATGATCACTGATATAAAGCGGCCGAGGATGAGAGATCCCGGTGATCCTGAAAACCGCTGTATAGCCTTCAGGCTTCACAGGCTTTATCAGCCACCGGAACAGCTTGAGGTCATTGTATCTGAATGCAAGGCGGCCAGGCGGGGCTGTGCGGCATGTAAGAAAGAGCTTGCCGAGGCCATTATCCGAAAAATGGATCCGATCTGGCAGAAGAGAGAGGCCCTTGCTGCCGATCCCGGCAAGGTCAGGGCCGTACTGGCAGATGGGGCCAGCAGGGCCAGAAAGGTTGCACAGTCTACAATGGCCCAGGTCTGGAGCGCCCTTTGGAACCGGAATGCCAGGTAA
- the ruvA gene encoding Holliday junction branch migration protein RuvA: MIGYISGKILGPWDRGIIVDVNGIGYEIQMPSSSLANLPSSGNEVTVFTHLVWKDDTLSLYGFETIEARDMFRLLMEVSGVGPGLALKILSVLSAGELLQILVREENNRLRAIHGVGEKTAARLCIDLKEKARAILAKRQWYVEPASHIEQVAAGDLWNDALSALTHLGYGSSETRAALARAFASAGESAGLEDLVKKALQFLAKGHTKQA; encoded by the coding sequence ATGATCGGCTATATCAGCGGCAAGATTCTGGGTCCATGGGACCGGGGTATTATAGTCGATGTGAATGGGATCGGTTATGAAATCCAGATGCCCTCTTCATCCCTGGCCAACCTGCCTTCATCCGGTAATGAAGTAACGGTCTTCACCCACCTTGTCTGGAAGGATGACACGCTCTCACTTTACGGATTTGAAACAATTGAAGCCAGGGACATGTTCAGGCTGTTGATGGAGGTTTCAGGGGTCGGCCCCGGATTGGCACTAAAAATCCTGTCGGTGCTCTCTGCCGGAGAGCTCTTGCAGATACTGGTCAGAGAAGAGAATAATAGACTTCGGGCCATCCACGGCGTAGGGGAGAAGACCGCTGCAAGACTGTGTATTGACCTGAAGGAAAAGGCCAGGGCCATACTTGCGAAAAGACAATGGTATGTGGAGCCGGCCTCTCATATTGAGCAAGTGGCTGCGGGAGACCTGTGGAATGATGCGCTTTCAGCACTTACTCATCTGGGTTATGGTTCATCCGAGACCAGGGCCGCCCTTGCCAGGGCTTTTGCCTCAGCGGGTGAAAGTGCAGGCCTTGAAGATCTTGTGAAAAAGGCGCTGCAGTTTCTGGCGAAAGGTCATACAAAACAGGCATGA
- a CDS encoding dynamin family protein, translating to MEETGKAAETLTKELEQILQDKMAPLFERYGLDIKDLLTPLKWKPVVLVIGNYSSGKSTFINEILGSRIQRTGQAPTDDSFTILTAPESNESEGEIPGSTVVNDERLPFSPLRRFGESLLSHMRLKRVEDTPVLQDFAIIDTPGMLDSVTEKDRGYDYLGVVGELAKLADLIILMFDPHKAGTIKETYQAIRSTLPGSTGEDRVIYVLNRIDECESMSDLLRSYGTLCWNLSQMTGRKDMPRIYLTFAPREGKVPPPGFEIWMNEREELKQAMSSAPRMRLNHILQEADRIVRELGLQIEAMAAFQKRFIHKFKGVLRTWGVAAILAFFFGDLIMKLLSGYPEIPLAGALLDGNINFRHFFWPILWAMLVVASASLYVQRILFPKFTKSTLKDLDNLIPIETAYKRDLWNRVKHRIHKLIENQARRQILIAHGRYLGKVERFLDKDLARFFERI from the coding sequence AAGATGGCCCCGCTTTTTGAGCGTTACGGGCTGGACATCAAGGACCTGCTTACTCCCCTTAAATGGAAGCCGGTGGTCCTTGTAATAGGCAACTACTCATCTGGAAAATCCACTTTTATCAACGAAATCCTGGGAAGCCGGATCCAGCGCACGGGTCAGGCACCCACTGATGACAGCTTTACCATCCTGACCGCACCAGAGTCTAATGAATCCGAGGGAGAGATACCTGGAAGCACTGTGGTAAATGATGAACGTCTTCCCTTTTCTCCTCTCAGGCGCTTTGGCGAGAGCCTTCTGTCTCATATGCGATTAAAGAGGGTGGAAGATACCCCCGTCCTCCAGGATTTTGCCATCATAGATACCCCGGGAATGCTGGATTCTGTCACAGAAAAAGACAGGGGCTATGACTACCTTGGCGTAGTGGGAGAACTGGCAAAGCTGGCGGACCTCATCATCCTGATGTTTGATCCCCATAAGGCAGGAACAATAAAGGAGACTTATCAAGCCATCCGCAGTACGCTCCCAGGCTCCACCGGAGAAGACAGGGTCATTTACGTGCTGAATCGAATTGACGAATGCGAAAGCATGTCCGATCTTTTGAGGTCTTATGGGACCTTGTGCTGGAACCTTTCACAGATGACGGGCAGAAAGGACATGCCAAGGATATATCTCACCTTTGCTCCCCGGGAAGGCAAAGTGCCTCCCCCGGGCTTTGAGATATGGATGAACGAACGTGAAGAGCTCAAGCAGGCCATGAGTTCAGCACCAAGGATGAGGCTAAACCACATACTCCAGGAAGCGGATCGAATAGTAAGGGAGCTTGGCCTGCAAATAGAGGCCATGGCCGCCTTCCAGAAACGATTTATCCATAAATTCAAAGGGGTTCTACGTACATGGGGCGTGGCCGCCATACTGGCCTTCTTTTTTGGAGACCTGATCATGAAACTCTTGAGCGGCTATCCGGAAATCCCGCTTGCAGGGGCCCTGCTGGACGGAAACATAAATTTTAGGCATTTCTTTTGGCCCATTTTATGGGCCATGCTGGTCGTGGCCTCAGCTTCCCTGTATGTTCAACGGATACTTTTCCCAAAATTCACAAAGAGTACCCTGAAGGACCTGGACAACCTGATACCAATTGAGACTGCCTACAAAAGGGACCTCTGGAACAGGGTGAAGCACCGGATACATAAACTCATAGAAAACCAGGCCAGGAGACAGATATTGATTGCACATGGCCGATACCTTGGGAAGGTAGAGCGCTTCCTTGACAAGGATCTTGCTCGCTTTTTCGAACGTATTTAG
- a CDS encoding crossover junction endodeoxyribonuclease RuvC gives MTREIILGIDPGSLATGYGIVSWEDNRLHFVNAGIIRPHAGLTFAKRLERLYSGLKEVIGRHNPTVSAVEGVFQSVNARAALLLGHARGAVILAAVHGGLPVFEYSPITVKQAVVGYGRAEKSQVQHMVRILLNLSKKPAQDAADALAVAICHAHSSGSRLLSDSRENTG, from the coding sequence ATGACAAGGGAGATTATCCTGGGGATCGACCCCGGATCGCTGGCTACTGGTTATGGAATTGTGTCATGGGAGGATAACAGGCTCCACTTCGTCAATGCCGGCATTATCCGTCCGCATGCAGGACTCACTTTTGCAAAGCGGCTTGAAAGACTCTATTCGGGCCTGAAAGAAGTAATAGGCCGGCACAATCCAACTGTCTCGGCAGTGGAAGGGGTCTTTCAATCAGTCAACGCAAGGGCTGCCCTGCTGCTTGGTCATGCCAGGGGGGCGGTAATTCTGGCGGCGGTCCATGGAGGTCTACCTGTATTCGAGTATTCGCCCATAACAGTTAAACAGGCAGTGGTTGGCTACGGCAGGGCGGAAAAGTCCCAGGTACAACATATGGTCCGGATACTTCTCAATCTGTCCAAAAAACCCGCCCAGGACGCCGCAGATGCCCTGGCTGTGGCAATATGCCATGCCCACTCTTCGGGCAGCCGGTTGTTATCTGATTCCCGGGAAAATACGGGCTGA
- a CDS encoding Holliday junction branch migration DNA helicase RuvB — translation MAKNTADRTDDTNLSPEPLGEDRSFEPGIRPKSLSEYIGQQEVKASLEVFIAAARKRGEALDHVLIHGQPGLGKTTLAHIIAAELGVNFRSTSGPVIERPGDLAAILTNLQQGDVLFIDEIHRLSPVVEEILYPAMEDFHLDLMIGQGPSARTIKIEIPRFTLVGATTRAGLLSPPLRDRFGVVLRLDFYKDDDLCTIVNRSARIMATEVDQEGALEIAKRSRGTPRIANRLLRRVRDYAEVKAGGSISRQIADKALRLLEVDRQGLDRMDREILGAIIDRFNGGPVGLDALATSVGEEKGTLEDVYEPFLVQRGYVHRSYRGRIATDLAYEHLGRKKSKNVKKLIS, via the coding sequence ATGGCAAAAAATACCGCGGACAGAACGGACGATACGAATCTGAGCCCGGAACCCCTAGGGGAAGACAGATCCTTTGAGCCCGGGATAAGGCCCAAGTCTCTTTCTGAATATATAGGCCAACAAGAGGTCAAGGCGAGCCTCGAGGTCTTTATTGCTGCAGCAAGAAAAAGAGGCGAGGCCCTTGATCATGTGTTAATCCACGGACAGCCCGGCCTGGGCAAGACCACTCTCGCCCACATAATTGCAGCAGAGCTTGGAGTGAACTTCAGGTCCACCTCTGGTCCCGTGATAGAAAGGCCTGGGGATCTGGCCGCCATATTGACCAATTTACAGCAGGGAGACGTCCTGTTTATTGACGAAATTCACAGGTTGAGTCCTGTGGTAGAGGAAATACTCTATCCTGCAATGGAGGACTTTCATCTGGACCTGATGATCGGACAGGGACCCAGCGCGAGGACCATCAAGATCGAGATTCCGCGGTTCACCCTGGTCGGGGCAACCACCAGGGCCGGGCTGCTCTCACCGCCCCTTAGGGATCGCTTCGGGGTAGTGCTCAGGCTGGACTTTTACAAGGATGATGACCTTTGCACAATTGTCAACCGGTCTGCCAGGATCATGGCCACCGAAGTCGACCAGGAGGGCGCCCTTGAAATCGCAAAGAGGTCGAGGGGCACTCCCAGAATAGCAAACAGGCTTTTAAGGAGGGTACGGGACTATGCAGAAGTTAAGGCAGGTGGAAGCATATCCCGTCAGATTGCAGACAAGGCCCTGCGCTTGCTTGAAGTTGACCGTCAGGGTCTTGACCGCATGGACCGTGAAATTTTAGGTGCCATAATAGACAGGTTCAATGGAGGGCCGGTAGGGCTTGATGCCCTTGCCACATCCGTGGGGGAAGAAAAAGGCACGCTTGAAGATGTCTATGAACCCTTTTTGGTACAGAGGGGTTATGTGCACAGGTCTTACAGGGGCAGGATCGCAACAGACCTTGCCTATGAACACTTAGGCCGTAAAAAGAGTAAAAATGTTAAGAAATTAATTAGTTAG
- a CDS encoding YebC/PmpR family DNA-binding transcriptional regulator — translation MSGHSKWSTIKHKKAMQDAKRGKAFSRIIKEIMVAARIGGGDLGANPRLRTAVAAAKAENMPKDNIERAIKKGTGELEGVNYEEVTYEGYGPGGVAILVETISDNRQRTVADIRHLFSRMGGSLGEPGSVAWLFEKKGLLLVEKDKVDEEELMTIALEANADDIQEQESEWEIYTAPEDFEDVKSALESNGIPVLSGEVTMLPGNTVSIEDEKQAGQLLKLMEVLEENSDVQDVYANFDIPDEILGKVSQA, via the coding sequence ATGTCCGGTCATTCAAAGTGGAGCACTATAAAACACAAGAAGGCGATGCAAGACGCCAAGCGCGGCAAAGCTTTCTCCAGGATCATAAAGGAAATAATGGTAGCCGCCCGTATAGGTGGCGGAGACCTCGGCGCCAACCCAAGGCTGAGGACTGCGGTAGCGGCCGCAAAGGCCGAAAATATGCCCAAAGATAATATAGAGCGGGCAATTAAGAAGGGTACCGGTGAGCTTGAGGGTGTAAATTACGAGGAAGTAACATATGAAGGCTACGGCCCGGGAGGAGTGGCAATACTGGTTGAAACGATTTCAGACAACCGCCAACGCACCGTAGCGGATATACGGCATCTCTTTTCCAGGATGGGCGGCAGCCTTGGAGAGCCCGGAAGCGTGGCATGGCTGTTCGAAAAGAAAGGATTGTTATTGGTTGAGAAAGACAAGGTCGATGAAGAAGAGCTTATGACTATAGCCCTGGAAGCAAATGCCGACGATATACAAGAGCAGGAATCCGAATGGGAGATATATACCGCCCCTGAAGACTTTGAAGACGTGAAATCCGCCCTGGAATCCAACGGTATTCCTGTACTGTCCGGCGAAGTCACGATGTTACCCGGCAATACGGTCAGTATTGAGGACGAAAAGCAGGCAGGCCAACTCCTCAAACTTATGGAGGTCCTGGAAGAAAACAGCGACGTGCAGGATGTTTATGCAAACTTTGACATACCTGATGAAATCCTTGGAAAGGTCAGCCAGGCATGA
- a CDS encoding YeeE/YedE family protein codes for MSESILGKKFKELYKVLCTGEWNATLCGILVALLSIICLAWARPWGAVGAVRNWGQWILYGIHVFGDKPSSILVNSGSVIGLGFVAGAFISACLGGDFAIRIPPRLELVKAVFAGILMGIGSAMSGGCNIGGFYNSVGNLSASGFCMFVGIIIGAVIAVKYLYWEMEHISWGSGGAKTFGLPLPLQIILGIAALGVLIWGTNVYATSDDDALVRLAGLLIIPACIGYTMQRGRWCMIQGFREPHLSGDAKMAKSVALSVAIVAAGVAVLKFTELRAIEHYVRGFFGWGGVVGGIIFGFGGVIAGGCGTGTLWRMGEGQIKLWIVGLFFGVSNAIVDGWFKANDWEGMEDWLDEGITNSGKFGSFVYMPDTWLGYGGTLALIFLAMALWWVIVNWNEETEKLVVPM; via the coding sequence ATGAGTGAGAGCATATTGGGGAAAAAATTTAAAGAACTTTACAAGGTTTTGTGTACAGGGGAATGGAATGCCACTCTCTGTGGTATCCTGGTCGCCCTTTTGAGCATTATCTGCCTGGCCTGGGCCCGTCCCTGGGGTGCGGTCGGCGCTGTGAGAAACTGGGGCCAGTGGATACTCTATGGCATACACGTATTTGGGGATAAACCATCAAGTATCCTCGTCAACAGCGGTTCTGTCATCGGCCTGGGTTTTGTGGCAGGTGCCTTTATTTCGGCCTGCCTTGGAGGGGACTTTGCCATCAGGATTCCCCCGAGACTGGAGCTGGTGAAGGCGGTTTTTGCAGGGATATTAATGGGCATCGGTTCCGCCATGTCAGGTGGATGTAACATAGGCGGCTTTTACAATTCGGTTGGGAATCTCTCTGCCAGTGGATTTTGTATGTTCGTGGGGATCATCATAGGTGCAGTGATCGCTGTCAAGTACCTTTATTGGGAAATGGAGCATATTTCTTGGGGCTCTGGTGGAGCAAAGACCTTCGGACTTCCCTTGCCCCTCCAGATCATCCTGGGTATTGCCGCACTTGGTGTTCTTATCTGGGGGACTAATGTCTATGCAACCAGTGACGATGATGCTCTGGTACGGCTGGCCGGGCTGTTGATTATTCCTGCCTGCATTGGATATACAATGCAGCGCGGGCGCTGGTGCATGATTCAGGGCTTTCGTGAGCCTCACCTGTCAGGTGATGCCAAAATGGCCAAGTCTGTGGCCCTCAGTGTAGCTATTGTGGCCGCCGGAGTTGCGGTCCTCAAATTTACCGAGCTCCGGGCGATTGAACACTATGTCAGGGGTTTCTTTGGCTGGGGCGGCGTTGTAGGAGGCATTATTTTCGGCTTTGGCGGTGTAATTGCCGGAGGCTGCGGAACCGGAACCCTCTGGCGCATGGGTGAGGGTCAGATTAAGCTATGGATTGTGGGACTTTTCTTCGGCGTTTCTAATGCCATTGTAGATGGGTGGTTCAAGGCCAATGACTGGGAAGGAATGGAGGATTGGTTAGATGAAGGCATAACCAACAGCGGCAAATTCGGCAGCTTTGTGTACATGCCTGACACCTGGCTCGGCTACGGAGGCACCCTGGCCCTTATCTTTCTTGCAATGGCCCTCTGGTGGGTCATTGTGAACTGGAATGAAGAGACGGAAAAGCTGGTCGTACCGATGTAG
- a CDS encoding chromosome segregation protein ScpA, with protein MERPLEPECQVKLEVFEGPLDLLLHLIQKNKIEITDIPIAVVTAQYLEYLEFMQAALDVVVAGEYLVMAATLMHIKSRMLLPRPDPPDPEDDPRLEIVRPLQELVQMREAAASLERRPILGRDVFIREGGLEGEGLKVWEERTTGPESEWNFDASLADLITAFKKVLRNSSLPRVLEITRARASLSERMESLAEELGQTGSMRFFDLFFSEEREMIIVTFLAILELARLGKVRLLQKSPGGDILVFLRRGDG; from the coding sequence CTGGAGCGCCCTTTGGAACCGGAATGCCAGGTAAAGCTGGAGGTCTTCGAGGGACCTCTGGATCTGCTTCTTCACTTAATCCAGAAGAATAAGATCGAAATTACCGATATCCCCATAGCCGTGGTGACCGCCCAGTACCTGGAGTACCTGGAGTTCATGCAGGCCGCCCTTGACGTGGTGGTAGCCGGTGAATATCTGGTGATGGCTGCCACCTTGATGCACATCAAGTCCAGAATGCTCTTGCCAAGGCCTGATCCTCCAGATCCTGAAGACGATCCCAGGCTCGAGATAGTCCGGCCCCTTCAAGAGCTGGTCCAGATGAGGGAGGCAGCCGCGTCCCTTGAGCGCAGACCGATACTGGGCAGGGACGTGTTTATCCGTGAAGGGGGGCTGGAGGGTGAAGGGTTAAAAGTTTGGGAAGAGAGAACCACTGGGCCTGAATCTGAATGGAATTTTGATGCAAGCCTTGCAGATCTCATTACTGCCTTCAAAAAGGTGCTGAGGAACAGCTCTCTTCCCAGGGTCCTTGAAATCACCAGGGCCAGGGCCAGTCTTTCTGAACGAATGGAATCTCTTGCCGAAGAACTCGGGCAGACCGGAAGTATGCGGTTCTTTGATCTTTTTTTTTCAGAAGAGCGGGAAATGATCATTGTTACGTTTCTGGCAATACTTGAGCTTGCCCGGTTGGGCAAGGTGCGTCTTTTGCAGAAAAGCCCGGGTGGAGATATCCTGGTCTTCTTAAGGCGTGGTGATGGTTAA